One Jeotgalibaca porci genomic region harbors:
- a CDS encoding FAD/NAD(P)-binding protein, producing the protein MKRIAIIGMGAAGVSVLNAMAKFPEYTQMEIMLYSDSETFGTGLPYQADDTSLLLNQTADTMSIDPEDPNDFVSWISEKKAIEGAKKMHFPRTWYGEYLQDVLEEALAFLNPKVIKAEVTDLSIQADGKILLASAQGEEVVDAVHLCMGHLAYQDPYHLKGNPDYIYHPYPTYKKLDQIKNDSRVGIIGTGLTGIDMMRYLVRKRTGVQIHFFSDRGTFSSVRGVEPQLQLQYLTREHLEKERLNSSGFVSLSKMIDWFRLECQEHGVDLDKLLTTYPEGTKEELEMQLEDPGDLEKLQSIIHAMDFDLPEYWLALNEADKTRYVHEYRSLFERFRSPMPRETVTELLELSASGEVRTHQEIKAINGAQPGFYVSLENGKDVAVDYIINATGQNKRVEVSYLNSPLLNNLLNKRILQPEVSGGIQVIWPTSEAVSQRYGILSNLRVHGQLITGIQYGNNTVGLIQKHAYKVVDEMRKQ; encoded by the coding sequence GTGAAAAGGATTGCGATAATTGGGATGGGAGCAGCCGGCGTCAGCGTTTTGAATGCTATGGCGAAATTCCCGGAATATACCCAAATGGAGATTATGCTATACAGTGACAGCGAGACGTTCGGAACAGGCCTGCCTTATCAAGCGGATGATACGAGCCTGTTGTTGAATCAAACTGCTGATACGATGAGTATCGATCCCGAAGATCCAAACGATTTCGTGAGCTGGATAAGTGAAAAGAAAGCAATTGAAGGTGCGAAAAAAATGCACTTCCCGAGAACGTGGTATGGTGAATATTTACAGGATGTATTAGAAGAGGCCTTAGCGTTTTTGAATCCCAAAGTAATAAAAGCAGAAGTAACGGACTTATCTATTCAAGCAGATGGGAAGATTCTTTTGGCCTCTGCTCAAGGTGAGGAGGTTGTGGATGCGGTTCATCTCTGCATGGGTCATTTGGCTTATCAGGATCCGTATCATTTGAAAGGGAATCCGGATTATATTTACCATCCTTATCCGACATATAAAAAATTAGACCAAATCAAAAACGACTCGCGGGTAGGTATCATCGGCACAGGTTTGACCGGCATTGACATGATGCGTTACCTCGTTCGCAAACGTACCGGTGTCCAGATTCATTTCTTTTCAGATAGGGGGACCTTCAGTTCTGTTCGTGGCGTTGAACCACAACTTCAACTACAGTATTTAACACGGGAACACTTGGAAAAGGAACGCTTGAATAGTAGCGGCTTTGTTTCACTTTCAAAAATGATTGACTGGTTTCGGTTGGAATGTCAGGAGCACGGAGTTGATTTAGACAAACTCTTGACAACCTATCCCGAAGGAACAAAAGAGGAACTGGAAATGCAATTGGAAGACCCCGGCGACTTGGAGAAGCTACAAAGTATTATTCATGCCATGGATTTTGATTTACCGGAGTACTGGCTGGCTTTAAACGAGGCCGATAAGACACGCTATGTCCATGAATACCGTTCGCTGTTCGAGCGCTTTCGCAGCCCGATGCCACGCGAAACCGTTACGGAACTACTGGAATTGTCGGCATCAGGTGAGGTTCGTACCCATCAGGAGATTAAAGCCATCAATGGCGCCCAACCTGGCTTTTACGTATCTTTGGAAAATGGGAAAGATGTAGCCGTGGATTATATCATCAATGCGACCGGCCAGAATAAACGGGTAGAAGTTTCGTATTTGAATAGCCCTTTGTTAAACAATTTATTGAATAAACGTATCCTGCAGCCGGAAGTATCCGGAGGTATTCAAGTTATTTGGCCGACATCGGAAGCTGTGAGTCAACGCTATGGCATTCTAAGTAATTTGCGTGTACATGGACAACTCATTACCGGGATTCAATATGGAAATAATACAGTGGGGCTCATTCAGAAGCATGCTTACAAAGTTGTGGATGAGATGCGGAAGCAATAA